One window from the genome of Pyrus communis chromosome 16, drPyrComm1.1, whole genome shotgun sequence encodes:
- the LOC137720663 gene encoding leucine aminopeptidase-like → MLKGIAKIITRKLKKYCLLLSVYLNSLFVRFRFHALKPKHFPMAPIDPHSFTDSTHPLATHISLSFFFDFPSSTIHASALLTLPAPYSGPLSLDIRALTVHSVIDPHKPSRPLSYVISHPDPIKGCHLTFTLSNAASVLILYSTSPSSSALQWLSPPQTFNKTLPFVYTQCQAIHARSVFPCQDTPAARVRYAAKLNVPRQLSAVMSARHVSRRDPIAGEGSALVSGDALWCSENRVVEEFVMEQPIPPYLFAFAVGELGFREVGPRTRVYSEAVPAVLESAATEFASTEDMIRQGEALFGPYVWERFDLLVLPPSFPYGGMENPRMTFLTPTVLKGDASGAQVVAHELAHSWTGNLITNKTNEHFWLNEGFTTYAERRIVEAVQGEDRAALNIGIGWRGLHKEMERFKDSLEVTKLKTNQEGVDPDDVYSRIPYEKGFQFLWRIERQVGRPAFDEFLKKYIATFKFQSIDTDTFLEFLKANLPGIEKEVDLVLWTEGTGIPPDAYEPVSNIYAKIVSMANEFKLGRMPGEDEVADWRGQEWELYLENLPKPVEPSQIVELNSRFRLAESKDYDVKVTFLLLAIASKCKDYLGDVERTLKEVGRQKYLVPLYRALVEGNGNEEEKILAKQVFAAARETYHPIAQGGIETILNKHC, encoded by the exons ATGTTGAAAGGCATAGCCAAAATAATAACCAGAAAACTGAAGAAATACTGTTTATTGCTCTCTGTCTATTTAAATTCCTTATTTGTCCGTTTCCGGTTCCACGCTCTAAAGCCTAAGCATTTCCCGATGGCGCCCATCGACCCTCACTCGTTCACTGACTCGACTCACCCACTCGCCACCCATATTTCCCTTTCCTTCTTCTTCGACTTCCCCTCCTCCACCATCCACGCCTCCGCCCTCCTCACGCTCCCCGCCCCGTACTCCGGCCCACTCTCCCTCGACATCCGTGCCCTCACCGTCCACTCCGTCATCGACCCCCATAAGCCCTCCCGTCCTCTCTCTTACGTCATCTCCCATCCTGACCCAATCAAAGGCTGCCACCTCACCTTCACCCTCTCCAACGCAGCCTCCGTCTTAATACTGTACTCcacctccccctcctcctctgCCCTCCAGTGGCTCTCCCCTCCCCAGACCTTTAACAAGACGCTGCCGTTTGTCTACACCCAATGCCAGGCCATCCACGCGCGCTCCGTGTTCCCCTGCCAGGACACTCCCGCTGCGCGTGTGCGCTACGCGGCCAAGCTCAACGTCCCCCGCCAGCTCTCCGCCGTCATGTCCGCGCGTCACGTCTCTCGCCGCGACCCGATCGCCGGCGAGGGGTCGGCGCTGGTCTCCGGCGACGCCTTGTGGTGCTCTGAGAACAGGGTCGTTGAGGAGTTCGTCATGGAGCAGCCAATCCCGCCGTACCTGTTCGCGTTCGCCGTCGGTGAGCTGGGGTTCCGGGAGGTGGGCCCGAGGACTAGGGTTTACTCTGAGGCGGTGCCGGCGGTGCTTGAATCGGCGGCGACGGAGTTCGCGAGCACCGAGGACATGATCAGGCAAGGGGAGGCCTTGTTTGGGCCGTACGTGTGGGAAAGGTTCGATCTTTTGGTGCTGCCCCCGAGCTTCCCGTACGGTGGAATGGAGAATCCGAGAATGACGTTCTTGACGCCGACGGTGCTCAAAGGCGACGCCAGCGGCGCGCAGGTGGTGGCGCACGAGCTGGCTCATAGCTGGACTGGGAACTTGATCACCAACAAAACCAATGAGCATTTTTGGTTGAATGAG GGTTTCACGACATATGCTGAGAGGAGAATTGTTGAGGCTGTGCAAGGCGAGGACAGAGCTGCATTGAACATTGGAATCGGCTGGCGGGGTTTGCACAAGGAAATGGAGAGGTTCAAGGATAGCTTGGAGGTCACAAAGCTGAAAACCAACCAGGAAGGAGTTGATCCAGATGATGTGTATTCTAGAATTCCATATGAAAAGGGTTTCCAGTTTCTATGGCGCATCGAACGTCAG GTTGGAAGGCCTGCGTTTGATGAGTTTCTGAAGAAATACATTGCCACCTTCAAGTTCCAGTCAATTGATACCGATACATTTCTCGAGTTTCTGAAGGCAAACCTACCTGGAATAGAGAAAGAGGTTGACTTAGTGTTGTGGACTGAGGGCACTGGTATCCCTCCTGATGCGTATGAACCGGTTTCTAACATATATGCAAAGATTGTGTCCATGGCAAATGAATTTAAGCTTGGTAGGATGCCGGGGGAGGATGAAGTTGCTGACTGGAGAGGGCAGGAGTGGGAACTCTACTTGGAGAACCTCCCCAAGCCTGTTGAACCTTCACAG ATTGTAGAGTTAAACTCGCGCTTCAGGCTGGCAGAATCGAAAGATTATGACGTGAAGGTGACATTTCTTCTGCTGGCCATTGCTTCCAAGTGCAAAGACTACTTGGGCGACGTGGAGAGAACTTTGAAGGAAGTTGGGAGGCAGAAGTACCTTGTCCCCCTCTACAGGGCTCTTGTGGAAGGCAATGGAAATGAAGAAGAGAAGATTCTGGCCAAGCAGGTGTTTGCAGCCGCTCGCGAGACTTACCACCCTATAGCTCAAGGCGGTATCGAGACAATTTTAAACAAGCACTGCTGA